One window of the Penaeus monodon isolate SGIC_2016 chromosome 1, NSTDA_Pmon_1, whole genome shotgun sequence genome contains the following:
- the LOC119576422 gene encoding KRAB-A domain-containing protein 2-like — translation MTSSRWHTLQQGMVVLTEQSAILGQCRLTSQKKLLNDSNPCITCQEKRKRNKTAGGVVKPLLSSEFNSLGQVDLVDMQPLPQAHFSWIMVYQCHLTKFVILRALTSKRAAEVSFQLLDIFHLFGAPAILQSDNGSGFTAKTKTSANPGFSRTSPCDIKDMFHALRADNKTQDWSVGLRFVQHQKKSAHHFGNKRTPFKALFGTDPKSGSGIIESSSRDP, via the exons ATGACATCATCAAGATGGCACACATTGCAACAGGGCATGGTGGTCCTGACAGAACAGAGTGCAATCTTAGGGCAATGTAGGCTAACATCACAAAAGAAGCTCTTGAATGATTCAAATCCTTGCATCACATGCCAAGAAAAAAGGAAGCGAAATAAGACTGCTGGGGGTGTTGTGAAGCCCCTCTTGAGCAGTGAATTCAACTCCCTTGGCCAAGTTGACCTTGTAGATATGCAGCCATTGCCTCAGGCTCATTTCAGTTGGATCATGGTCTACCAGTGCCACCTCACCAAGTTTGTCATACTTCGAGCACTAACATCAAAGAGAGCTGCTGAAGTATCTTTTCAACTGCTTGACATATTTCATCTGTTTGGAGCTCCTGCCATACTGCAAAGTGACAATGGTTCTGGATTCACAGCTAAA ACCAAGACATCCGCAAATCCAGGGTTCAGTAGAACGAGCCCATGTGACATCAAGGACATGTTCCATGCATTGAGGGCAGACAACAAGACACAGGATTGGTCTGTTGGCCTTCGTTTTGTTCAACACCAAAAGAAATCTGCTCATCATTTCGGCAACAAGCGCACTCCATTCAAAGCATTATTTGGCACTGATCCCAAAAGTGGGTCTGGCATCATCGAGTCTTCCTCTAGAGATCCTTGA